One genomic region from Sciurus carolinensis chromosome 2, mSciCar1.2, whole genome shotgun sequence encodes:
- the Pcnx4 gene encoding pecanex-like protein 4 isoform X6, protein MRRMSPDVPLLNDYKQDFFLKRFPQTVLGGPRLKLGFCAPPYVYVNQIILFLMPWVLGGVGTLLYQLSILKDYYTASLSGGLMLFTAFVIQFTSLYAKNKSVTVQRMVVTDILAEEDEHEFTSCAGAETVKFLIPGKKYVANIVFHSVLAGLVCALGTWYLLPDRITSLYGSTGGTAPLFVFGWITLCIGEYSLIVNTATETATFQTQDTYEITPLMRPIYIFFFVSVDLAHRRCERKVKRCTSIIFVENIPVLEQMNQILHVLFIFLPFLWALGTLPPPDALFLWAMEQILEFGLGGSSMSTHLRLLVMFIISTGTAIISYCIPSTIGVVLFMTGLGLLLSLNLSDISFVFKHSIMKYREGNKSETLPSGSEKQFMWKECLLYVIVLVLALLETSLLHQFAGFSQISKSSSQDIVGYILMILLIISWILKEIQSIYIFGIFRNPFYPKDVQTLTVFLEKQSKLLKIGVVRRILLTLVSPFAMIAFLSLDSSLQELHSLSVSIGFTRAFRMVWQNTENALLETAIVSAVHLLISNSDLWWNRSLDTGIRLLLVGIMRDRLIQLISKLQFAATVLVASWTEKKQRRKTTATLCILNIVFSPFVMVIIVFSTLLSSPLLPLFTLPVFFVGFPRPIQVWPGAVGTTACVCADTVFYSQMVPSLTAALQTAMASGSLGLLLPGSHYLGRFQDRLIWIMILERGYTYCCINIKGLELQETSCHMAEAQRVDEVFDSAFEPEEYTKVCSLNEHFGNVLTPCTVLPVKLYSDARNVLSGIIDSHENLKEFKGDLVKVLVWILIQYCAKRPSMQENIHKCESKRETPLVILPASNTSPHTKSPEDTDSLNSETFDDWSDDNIFDDEPSIKKKEEKQQLKDFQGTNLPIPGSVDSQRVGDHSTGTVAENSLYKAVMLGYPAVDKGKQEEMAYVPLMDFSCSHSHLLSLPEEWRSNFMPNSTMKELSSLFPEDWYLFVLRQLKCFHSEEKASTLLEEIAKDKVLKDFYVHTVMTCYFSLIGIDNVVPSPGHILRVFNGVLPWSGALDWLTEKTELFHLALKAFRYTLKLMVDKASLGAIEDFTELASCLDEYESDWYIGLVSDEKWKEAILQEKPCLFSLGYDPNMGVYTGRVLTLQELLIQVGKLNAEAVRGTFYKYL, encoded by the exons ATGAGAAGGATGAGTCCAGATGTACCTCTCCTGAATGATTACAAACAGGACTTCTTTCTGAAGCGCTTTCCACAGACTGTTCTTGGAGGCCCTCGACTCAAATTAGGCTTTTGTGCTCCTCCTTACGTATATGTTAATCAAATTATCCTTTTTCTGATGCCATGGGTTTTGGGTGGAGTAGGAACACTTTTGTACCAATTGAGCATCCTGAAAGACTATTATACAGCCTCACTTTCAGGTGGACTAATGCTTTTCACTGCATTTGTCATCCAGTTCACAAGTTTATATGCCAAAAACAAATCAGTGACAGTACAAAGAATGGTAGTCACAGATATCTTAGCAGAGGAAGATGAGCATGAATTTACAAGCTGTGCTGGTGCTGAGACTGTCAAATTTCTAATTCCTGGCAAGAAATATGTAGCCAATATAGTTTTTCATTCTGTTCTTGCTGGGCTAGTATGTGCTCTTGGAACATGGTATCTGCTTCCTGACAGAATAACCTCACTATATGGCAGTACAGGAGGCACTGCTCCTCTGTTTGTCTTTGGATGGATAACACTGTGTATAGGAGAATATTCATTAATTGTGAACACAGCTACAGAGACTGCAACTTTCCAAACTCAGGATACTTATGAAATCACTCCTCTTATGAGacccatttatatttttttctttgtttctgtggaTCTTGCACACAG AAGATGTGAAAGAAAGGTGAAGAGATGTACTtctataat aTTTGTAGAAAACATACCAGTTCTAGAACAAATGAATCAGATTTTACAcgtcttgtttatatttttacccTTTCTGTGGGCACTTGGGACTCTGCCCCCACCTGATGCACTTTTCTTATGGGCAATGGAACAGATTTTAGAGTTTGGCCTTGGAGGTTCGTCTATGTCAACCCACCTAcg GTTATTAGTAATGTTCATCATTTCTACTGGAACAGCCATAATATCATATTGCATTCCCAGCACTATTGGTGTAGTTCTTTTCATGACTGGACTTGGGTTATTACTGAGTCTTAACCTAAGTGACATAAGTTTTGTTTTCAAACACAGTATAATGaaatacagagaaggaaacaaatcTGAAACTTTACCCAGTGGttcagaaaaacaatttatgTGGAAGGAATGCCTTTTGTATGTCATTGTACTAGTCTTGGCTCTCCTGGAAACTAGTTTGCTACATCAATTTGCTGGTTTCTCACAGATTTCTAAAAGCAGTTCCCAGGATATTGTTGGCTATATCTTGATGATATTACTTATAATATCGTGGATACTTAAAGAAATTCAAAGTATCTATATCTTCGGAATTTTCCGAAACCCTTTTTATCCAAAGGATGTACAAACTCTGACTGTATtcttagagaaacaaagcaaGCTCCTGAAGATTGGCGTTGTCAGACGGATATTGCTAACTTTAG TGTCACCTTTTGCTATGATAGCATTTCTTTCATTGGATAGTTCCTTACAAGAGCTccactctctctctgtctccattgGATTCACAAGAGCTTTTAGAATG GTATGGCAGAATACAGAAAATGCTTTATTGGAGACAGCTATTGTATCAGCAGTACACTTGTTGATCTCTAATTCAGATTTATGGTGGAATAGAAGCCTAGATACAGGAATCAGACTGTTACTG GTTGGTATCATGCGTGATCGTCTGATTCAGTTAATCTCTAAATTGCAGTTTGCTGCAACTGTACTTGTGGCATCTTGGACGGAGAAGAAGCAGCGTCGAAAAACAACTGCTACTTTATGTATTCTCAATATTGTCTTCTCTCCATTTGTGATGGTCATCATCGTTTTTTCTACACTACTCTCTTCTCCCTTACTCCCCCTCTTTACTCTGCCTGTGTTCTTTGTGGGGTTCCCCCGACCTATTCAGGTTTGGCCAGGAGCAGTAGGCACCACAGCTTGTGTTTGTGCAGATACGGTCTTCTACTCCCAGATGGTCCCCAGTTTGACTGCCGCATTGCAGACTGCAATGGCATCTGGAAGTTTAG GTCTCCTCTTACCTGGGTCTCATTACTTGGGCCGTTTCCAGGATCGTTTAATATGGATAATGATTCTAGAACGTGGCTATACTTACTGCTGTATTAACATTAAG gGGTTAGAATTGCAAGAAACATCATGTCATATGGCTGAAGCTCAAAGAGTTGATGAAGTTTTTGATAGTGCTTTTGAGCCTGAAGAATATACAAAAGTATGTTCCCTTAATGAACACTTTGGAAATGTCTTGACACCCTGTACTGTTTTGCCTGTGAAACTGTATTCTGATGCCAGGAATGTCCTATCTGGCATAATTGATTCCcatgaaaacttaaaagaatttaaaggTGACCTTGTTAAAGTACTTGTGTGGATACTCATTCAGTACTGTGCTAAAAGGCCCAGCATGCAAGAGAATATTCACAAATGTGAAAGTAAAAGGGAAACACCTCTAGTGATCCTGCCGGCTTCAAATACTTCACCACATACAAAATCCCCAGAAGACACTGATAGTTTAAATTCAGAAACGTTTGATGACTGGTCTGATGATAATATTTTTGATGATGAACCgagtatcaaaaaaaaagaagaaaaacagcagtTGAAAGATTTTCAAGGTACAAATTTGCCTATTCCAGGATCAGTAGACTCACAGAGGGTTGGTGATCATTCTACAGGCACAGTTGCTGAAAACAGTCTTTACAAAGCAGTTATGTTGGGATACCCTGCTGTTGACAAAGGGAAACAGGAAGAGATGGCATATGTCCCTCTCATGGACTTCAGTTGTTCCCATTCTCACTTACTGAGCTTACCTGAAGAATGGAGATCTAACTTTATGCCTAATTCCACAATGAAAGAGCTGAGTTCATTATTTCCAGAAGACTGGTACCTATTTGTTTTAAGGCAGTTGAAATGTTTCCACTCAGAAGAAAAGGCCTCAACTCTACTGGAAGAAATTGCAAAGgataaagttttaaaagacttttatGTTCATACAGTAATGACttgttattttagtttaattGGAATAGACAATGTGGTTCCTAGTCCTGGTCATATATTAAGAGTTTTCAATGGTGTTTTGCCCTGGTCTGGTGCCTTGGATTGGCTCACAGAAAAAACAGAGCTGTTCCACCTGGCTTTGAAAGCATTCAG GTATACTCTGAAACTAATGGTTGATAAAGCAAGTTTGGGTGCAATAGAAGACTTTACAGAGCTGGCCAGCTGCCTTGACGAATATGAAAGTGACTGGTACATTGGTTTAGTATCAGATGAAAAATGGAAGGAAGCGATTTTACAAGAAAAGCCATGCTTATTTTCTCTGGGATATGATCCTAATATG ggaGTTTACACTGGGAGAGTACTTACCCTTCAAGAATTGTTGATCCAGGTTGGGAAGTTAAATGCAGAAGCTGTTAGAG GAACATTTTACAAGTACTTATAA
- the Pcnx4 gene encoding pecanex-like protein 4 isoform X1 — translation MRRMSPDVPLLNDYKQDFFLKRFPQTVLGGPRLKLGFCAPPYVYVNQIILFLMPWVLGGVGTLLYQLSILKDYYTASLSGGLMLFTAFVIQFTSLYAKNKSVTVQRMVVTDILAEEDEHEFTSCAGAETVKFLIPGKKYVANIVFHSVLAGLVCALGTWYLLPDRITSLYGSTGGTAPLFVFGWITLCIGEYSLIVNTATETATFQTQDTYEITPLMRPIYIFFFVSVDLAHRRCERKVKRCTSIIFVENIPVLEQMNQILHVLFIFLPFLWALGTLPPPDALFLWAMEQILEFGLGGSSMSTHLRLLVMFIISTGTAIISYCIPSTIGVVLFMTGLGLLLSLNLSDISFVFKHSIMKYREGNKSETLPSGSEKQFMWKECLLYVIVLVLALLETSLLHQFAGFSQISKSSSQDIVGYILMILLIISWILKEIQSIYIFGIFRNPFYPKDVQTLTVFLEKQSKLLKIGVVRRILLTLVSPFAMIAFLSLDSSLQELHSLSVSIGFTRAFRMVWQNTENALLETAIVSAVHLLISNSDLWWNRSLDTGIRLLLVGIMRDRLIQLISKLQFAATVLVASWTEKKQRRKTTATLCILNIVFSPFVMVIIVFSTLLSSPLLPLFTLPVFFVGFPRPIQVWPGAVGTTACVCADTVFYSQMVPSLTAALQTAMASGSLGLLLPGSHYLGRFQDRLIWIMILERGYTYCCINIKGLELQETSCHMAEAQRVDEVFDSAFEPEEYTKVCSLNEHFGNVLTPCTVLPVKLYSDARNVLSGIIDSHENLKEFKGDLVKVLVWILIQYCAKRPSMQENIHKCESKRETPLVILPASNTSPHTKSPEDTDSLNSETFDDWSDDNIFDDEPSIKKKEEKQQLKDFQGTNLPIPGSVDSQRVGDHSTGTVAENSLYKAVMLGYPAVDKGKQEEMAYVPLMDFSCSHSHLLSLPEEWRSNFMPNSTMKELSSLFPEDWYLFVLRQLKCFHSEEKASTLLEEIAKDKVLKDFYVHTVMTCYFSLIGIDNVVPSPGHILRVFNGVLPWSGALDWLTEKTELFHLALKAFRYTLKLMVDKASLGAIEDFTELASCLDEYESDWYIGLVSDEKWKEAILQEKPCLFSLGYDPNMGVYTGRVLTLQELLIQVGKLNAEAVRAALQRWQEEGESMSVGAHVTVNWPKTPQPKWQVQGWTCDPADHSASSRTHLLVPLGRVPLALGKCRLETVCDQTLTPWKRHI, via the exons ATGAGAAGGATGAGTCCAGATGTACCTCTCCTGAATGATTACAAACAGGACTTCTTTCTGAAGCGCTTTCCACAGACTGTTCTTGGAGGCCCTCGACTCAAATTAGGCTTTTGTGCTCCTCCTTACGTATATGTTAATCAAATTATCCTTTTTCTGATGCCATGGGTTTTGGGTGGAGTAGGAACACTTTTGTACCAATTGAGCATCCTGAAAGACTATTATACAGCCTCACTTTCAGGTGGACTAATGCTTTTCACTGCATTTGTCATCCAGTTCACAAGTTTATATGCCAAAAACAAATCAGTGACAGTACAAAGAATGGTAGTCACAGATATCTTAGCAGAGGAAGATGAGCATGAATTTACAAGCTGTGCTGGTGCTGAGACTGTCAAATTTCTAATTCCTGGCAAGAAATATGTAGCCAATATAGTTTTTCATTCTGTTCTTGCTGGGCTAGTATGTGCTCTTGGAACATGGTATCTGCTTCCTGACAGAATAACCTCACTATATGGCAGTACAGGAGGCACTGCTCCTCTGTTTGTCTTTGGATGGATAACACTGTGTATAGGAGAATATTCATTAATTGTGAACACAGCTACAGAGACTGCAACTTTCCAAACTCAGGATACTTATGAAATCACTCCTCTTATGAGacccatttatatttttttctttgtttctgtggaTCTTGCACACAG AAGATGTGAAAGAAAGGTGAAGAGATGTACTtctataat aTTTGTAGAAAACATACCAGTTCTAGAACAAATGAATCAGATTTTACAcgtcttgtttatatttttacccTTTCTGTGGGCACTTGGGACTCTGCCCCCACCTGATGCACTTTTCTTATGGGCAATGGAACAGATTTTAGAGTTTGGCCTTGGAGGTTCGTCTATGTCAACCCACCTAcg GTTATTAGTAATGTTCATCATTTCTACTGGAACAGCCATAATATCATATTGCATTCCCAGCACTATTGGTGTAGTTCTTTTCATGACTGGACTTGGGTTATTACTGAGTCTTAACCTAAGTGACATAAGTTTTGTTTTCAAACACAGTATAATGaaatacagagaaggaaacaaatcTGAAACTTTACCCAGTGGttcagaaaaacaatttatgTGGAAGGAATGCCTTTTGTATGTCATTGTACTAGTCTTGGCTCTCCTGGAAACTAGTTTGCTACATCAATTTGCTGGTTTCTCACAGATTTCTAAAAGCAGTTCCCAGGATATTGTTGGCTATATCTTGATGATATTACTTATAATATCGTGGATACTTAAAGAAATTCAAAGTATCTATATCTTCGGAATTTTCCGAAACCCTTTTTATCCAAAGGATGTACAAACTCTGACTGTATtcttagagaaacaaagcaaGCTCCTGAAGATTGGCGTTGTCAGACGGATATTGCTAACTTTAG TGTCACCTTTTGCTATGATAGCATTTCTTTCATTGGATAGTTCCTTACAAGAGCTccactctctctctgtctccattgGATTCACAAGAGCTTTTAGAATG GTATGGCAGAATACAGAAAATGCTTTATTGGAGACAGCTATTGTATCAGCAGTACACTTGTTGATCTCTAATTCAGATTTATGGTGGAATAGAAGCCTAGATACAGGAATCAGACTGTTACTG GTTGGTATCATGCGTGATCGTCTGATTCAGTTAATCTCTAAATTGCAGTTTGCTGCAACTGTACTTGTGGCATCTTGGACGGAGAAGAAGCAGCGTCGAAAAACAACTGCTACTTTATGTATTCTCAATATTGTCTTCTCTCCATTTGTGATGGTCATCATCGTTTTTTCTACACTACTCTCTTCTCCCTTACTCCCCCTCTTTACTCTGCCTGTGTTCTTTGTGGGGTTCCCCCGACCTATTCAGGTTTGGCCAGGAGCAGTAGGCACCACAGCTTGTGTTTGTGCAGATACGGTCTTCTACTCCCAGATGGTCCCCAGTTTGACTGCCGCATTGCAGACTGCAATGGCATCTGGAAGTTTAG GTCTCCTCTTACCTGGGTCTCATTACTTGGGCCGTTTCCAGGATCGTTTAATATGGATAATGATTCTAGAACGTGGCTATACTTACTGCTGTATTAACATTAAG gGGTTAGAATTGCAAGAAACATCATGTCATATGGCTGAAGCTCAAAGAGTTGATGAAGTTTTTGATAGTGCTTTTGAGCCTGAAGAATATACAAAAGTATGTTCCCTTAATGAACACTTTGGAAATGTCTTGACACCCTGTACTGTTTTGCCTGTGAAACTGTATTCTGATGCCAGGAATGTCCTATCTGGCATAATTGATTCCcatgaaaacttaaaagaatttaaaggTGACCTTGTTAAAGTACTTGTGTGGATACTCATTCAGTACTGTGCTAAAAGGCCCAGCATGCAAGAGAATATTCACAAATGTGAAAGTAAAAGGGAAACACCTCTAGTGATCCTGCCGGCTTCAAATACTTCACCACATACAAAATCCCCAGAAGACACTGATAGTTTAAATTCAGAAACGTTTGATGACTGGTCTGATGATAATATTTTTGATGATGAACCgagtatcaaaaaaaaagaagaaaaacagcagtTGAAAGATTTTCAAGGTACAAATTTGCCTATTCCAGGATCAGTAGACTCACAGAGGGTTGGTGATCATTCTACAGGCACAGTTGCTGAAAACAGTCTTTACAAAGCAGTTATGTTGGGATACCCTGCTGTTGACAAAGGGAAACAGGAAGAGATGGCATATGTCCCTCTCATGGACTTCAGTTGTTCCCATTCTCACTTACTGAGCTTACCTGAAGAATGGAGATCTAACTTTATGCCTAATTCCACAATGAAAGAGCTGAGTTCATTATTTCCAGAAGACTGGTACCTATTTGTTTTAAGGCAGTTGAAATGTTTCCACTCAGAAGAAAAGGCCTCAACTCTACTGGAAGAAATTGCAAAGgataaagttttaaaagacttttatGTTCATACAGTAATGACttgttattttagtttaattGGAATAGACAATGTGGTTCCTAGTCCTGGTCATATATTAAGAGTTTTCAATGGTGTTTTGCCCTGGTCTGGTGCCTTGGATTGGCTCACAGAAAAAACAGAGCTGTTCCACCTGGCTTTGAAAGCATTCAG GTATACTCTGAAACTAATGGTTGATAAAGCAAGTTTGGGTGCAATAGAAGACTTTACAGAGCTGGCCAGCTGCCTTGACGAATATGAAAGTGACTGGTACATTGGTTTAGTATCAGATGAAAAATGGAAGGAAGCGATTTTACAAGAAAAGCCATGCTTATTTTCTCTGGGATATGATCCTAATATG ggaGTTTACACTGGGAGAGTACTTACCCTTCAAGAATTGTTGATCCAGGTTGGGAAGTTAAATGCAGAAGCTGTTAGAG
- the Pcnx4 gene encoding pecanex-like protein 4 isoform X5, translated as MRRMSPDVPLLNDYKQDFFLKRFPQTVLGGPRLKLGFCAPPYVYVNQIILFLMPWVLGGVGTLLYQLSILKDYYTASLSGGLMLFTAFVIQFTSLYAKNKSVTVQRMVVTDILAEEDEHEFTSCAGAETVKFLIPGKKYVANIVFHSVLAGLVCALGTWYLLPDRITSLYGSTGGTAPLFVFGWITLCIGEYSLIVNTATETATFQTQDTYEITPLMRPIYIFFFVSVDLAHRFVENIPVLEQMNQILHVLFIFLPFLWALGTLPPPDALFLWAMEQILEFGLGGSSMSTHLRLLVMFIISTGTAIISYCIPSTIGVVLFMTGLGLLLSLNLSDISFVFKHSIMKYREGNKSETLPSGSEKQFMWKECLLYVIVLVLALLETSLLHQFAGFSQISKSSSQDIVGYILMILLIISWILKEIQSIYIFGIFRNPFYPKDVQTLTVFLEKQSKLLKIGVVRRILLTLVSPFAMIAFLSLDSSLQELHSLSVSIGFTRAFRMVWQNTENALLETAIVSAVHLLISNSDLWWNRSLDTGIRLLLVGIMRDRLIQLISKLQFAATVLVASWTEKKQRRKTTATLCILNIVFSPFVMVIIVFSTLLSSPLLPLFTLPVFFVGFPRPIQVWPGAVGTTACVCADTVFYSQMVPSLTAALQTAMASGSLGLLLPGSHYLGRFQDRLIWIMILERGYTYCCINIKGLELQETSCHMAEAQRVDEVFDSAFEPEEYTKVCSLNEHFGNVLTPCTVLPVKLYSDARNVLSGIIDSHENLKEFKGDLVKVLVWILIQYCAKRPSMQENIHKCESKRETPLVILPASNTSPHTKSPEDTDSLNSETFDDWSDDNIFDDEPSIKKKEEKQQLKDFQGTNLPIPGSVDSQRVGDHSTGTVAENSLYKAVMLGYPAVDKGKQEEMAYVPLMDFSCSHSHLLSLPEEWRSNFMPNSTMKELSSLFPEDWYLFVLRQLKCFHSEEKASTLLEEIAKDKVLKDFYVHTVMTCYFSLIGIDNVVPSPGHILRVFNGVLPWSGALDWLTEKTELFHLALKAFRYTLKLMVDKASLGAIEDFTELASCLDEYESDWYIGLVSDEKWKEAILQEKPCLFSLGYDPNMGVYTGRVLTLQELLIQVGKLNAEAVRGQWANLSWELLYATNDDEERYSIQAHPLLLRNLTVQAADPPLGYPIYSSKPLSIHLY; from the exons ATGAGAAGGATGAGTCCAGATGTACCTCTCCTGAATGATTACAAACAGGACTTCTTTCTGAAGCGCTTTCCACAGACTGTTCTTGGAGGCCCTCGACTCAAATTAGGCTTTTGTGCTCCTCCTTACGTATATGTTAATCAAATTATCCTTTTTCTGATGCCATGGGTTTTGGGTGGAGTAGGAACACTTTTGTACCAATTGAGCATCCTGAAAGACTATTATACAGCCTCACTTTCAGGTGGACTAATGCTTTTCACTGCATTTGTCATCCAGTTCACAAGTTTATATGCCAAAAACAAATCAGTGACAGTACAAAGAATGGTAGTCACAGATATCTTAGCAGAGGAAGATGAGCATGAATTTACAAGCTGTGCTGGTGCTGAGACTGTCAAATTTCTAATTCCTGGCAAGAAATATGTAGCCAATATAGTTTTTCATTCTGTTCTTGCTGGGCTAGTATGTGCTCTTGGAACATGGTATCTGCTTCCTGACAGAATAACCTCACTATATGGCAGTACAGGAGGCACTGCTCCTCTGTTTGTCTTTGGATGGATAACACTGTGTATAGGAGAATATTCATTAATTGTGAACACAGCTACAGAGACTGCAACTTTCCAAACTCAGGATACTTATGAAATCACTCCTCTTATGAGacccatttatatttttttctttgtttctgtggaTCTTGCACACAG aTTTGTAGAAAACATACCAGTTCTAGAACAAATGAATCAGATTTTACAcgtcttgtttatatttttacccTTTCTGTGGGCACTTGGGACTCTGCCCCCACCTGATGCACTTTTCTTATGGGCAATGGAACAGATTTTAGAGTTTGGCCTTGGAGGTTCGTCTATGTCAACCCACCTAcg GTTATTAGTAATGTTCATCATTTCTACTGGAACAGCCATAATATCATATTGCATTCCCAGCACTATTGGTGTAGTTCTTTTCATGACTGGACTTGGGTTATTACTGAGTCTTAACCTAAGTGACATAAGTTTTGTTTTCAAACACAGTATAATGaaatacagagaaggaaacaaatcTGAAACTTTACCCAGTGGttcagaaaaacaatttatgTGGAAGGAATGCCTTTTGTATGTCATTGTACTAGTCTTGGCTCTCCTGGAAACTAGTTTGCTACATCAATTTGCTGGTTTCTCACAGATTTCTAAAAGCAGTTCCCAGGATATTGTTGGCTATATCTTGATGATATTACTTATAATATCGTGGATACTTAAAGAAATTCAAAGTATCTATATCTTCGGAATTTTCCGAAACCCTTTTTATCCAAAGGATGTACAAACTCTGACTGTATtcttagagaaacaaagcaaGCTCCTGAAGATTGGCGTTGTCAGACGGATATTGCTAACTTTAG TGTCACCTTTTGCTATGATAGCATTTCTTTCATTGGATAGTTCCTTACAAGAGCTccactctctctctgtctccattgGATTCACAAGAGCTTTTAGAATG GTATGGCAGAATACAGAAAATGCTTTATTGGAGACAGCTATTGTATCAGCAGTACACTTGTTGATCTCTAATTCAGATTTATGGTGGAATAGAAGCCTAGATACAGGAATCAGACTGTTACTG GTTGGTATCATGCGTGATCGTCTGATTCAGTTAATCTCTAAATTGCAGTTTGCTGCAACTGTACTTGTGGCATCTTGGACGGAGAAGAAGCAGCGTCGAAAAACAACTGCTACTTTATGTATTCTCAATATTGTCTTCTCTCCATTTGTGATGGTCATCATCGTTTTTTCTACACTACTCTCTTCTCCCTTACTCCCCCTCTTTACTCTGCCTGTGTTCTTTGTGGGGTTCCCCCGACCTATTCAGGTTTGGCCAGGAGCAGTAGGCACCACAGCTTGTGTTTGTGCAGATACGGTCTTCTACTCCCAGATGGTCCCCAGTTTGACTGCCGCATTGCAGACTGCAATGGCATCTGGAAGTTTAG GTCTCCTCTTACCTGGGTCTCATTACTTGGGCCGTTTCCAGGATCGTTTAATATGGATAATGATTCTAGAACGTGGCTATACTTACTGCTGTATTAACATTAAG gGGTTAGAATTGCAAGAAACATCATGTCATATGGCTGAAGCTCAAAGAGTTGATGAAGTTTTTGATAGTGCTTTTGAGCCTGAAGAATATACAAAAGTATGTTCCCTTAATGAACACTTTGGAAATGTCTTGACACCCTGTACTGTTTTGCCTGTGAAACTGTATTCTGATGCCAGGAATGTCCTATCTGGCATAATTGATTCCcatgaaaacttaaaagaatttaaaggTGACCTTGTTAAAGTACTTGTGTGGATACTCATTCAGTACTGTGCTAAAAGGCCCAGCATGCAAGAGAATATTCACAAATGTGAAAGTAAAAGGGAAACACCTCTAGTGATCCTGCCGGCTTCAAATACTTCACCACATACAAAATCCCCAGAAGACACTGATAGTTTAAATTCAGAAACGTTTGATGACTGGTCTGATGATAATATTTTTGATGATGAACCgagtatcaaaaaaaaagaagaaaaacagcagtTGAAAGATTTTCAAGGTACAAATTTGCCTATTCCAGGATCAGTAGACTCACAGAGGGTTGGTGATCATTCTACAGGCACAGTTGCTGAAAACAGTCTTTACAAAGCAGTTATGTTGGGATACCCTGCTGTTGACAAAGGGAAACAGGAAGAGATGGCATATGTCCCTCTCATGGACTTCAGTTGTTCCCATTCTCACTTACTGAGCTTACCTGAAGAATGGAGATCTAACTTTATGCCTAATTCCACAATGAAAGAGCTGAGTTCATTATTTCCAGAAGACTGGTACCTATTTGTTTTAAGGCAGTTGAAATGTTTCCACTCAGAAGAAAAGGCCTCAACTCTACTGGAAGAAATTGCAAAGgataaagttttaaaagacttttatGTTCATACAGTAATGACttgttattttagtttaattGGAATAGACAATGTGGTTCCTAGTCCTGGTCATATATTAAGAGTTTTCAATGGTGTTTTGCCCTGGTCTGGTGCCTTGGATTGGCTCACAGAAAAAACAGAGCTGTTCCACCTGGCTTTGAAAGCATTCAG GTATACTCTGAAACTAATGGTTGATAAAGCAAGTTTGGGTGCAATAGAAGACTTTACAGAGCTGGCCAGCTGCCTTGACGAATATGAAAGTGACTGGTACATTGGTTTAGTATCAGATGAAAAATGGAAGGAAGCGATTTTACAAGAAAAGCCATGCTTATTTTCTCTGGGATATGATCCTAATATG ggaGTTTACACTGGGAGAGTACTTACCCTTCAAGAATTGTTGATCCAGGTTGGGAAGTTAAATGCAGAAGCTGTTAGAGGTCAGTGGGCCAATCTTTCATGGGAATTGCTTTATGCCACAAATGATGATGAGGAGCGTTATAGTATACAAGCACATCCTCTGCTTCTAAGAAACCTTACAGTTCAAGCGGCTGATCCTCCTCTGGGATATCCAATTTATTCTTCAAAACCTCTCTCAATACATTTGTATTAG